One sulfur-oxidizing endosymbiont of Gigantopelta aegis genomic region harbors:
- a CDS encoding FAD-dependent oxidoreductase: protein MSLYKDQKKNQQTGFSYAQALQNYHDKTDFPAFNKPLDEESLLAEYHPDQQHQTMTKLQIGANTGEACHQQIADLLQANARIEASDLAAANIEETDILIIGGGGAGCAAALMADRAGAKVILATKLRLGDSNTVMAEGGIQASVEKDDTPQAHFNDTYKAGHQEAEKELLKQLVLDGPETIDWLIQQGMQFDLDNAGDLLTRQAGGTTANRVVFFRDYTGLEMMRVLREAVVNSSVEVKDYSPAIELLSNESGQCAGAMLSLLKENRLVQIKARAVIIATGGIGRLHINQFPTSNHFGATGDGLVLAYRLGAKLRDLDSFQYHPTGIAYPQHLSGTLITEGLRSSGAYIINALGERFIDELKPRDVVAAAIIKECREGRGIHRALDDDESLKGVWLDTPGLEARKPGILKKRFPKLVQLGLKSNIDICQTPMLVYPTLHYQNGGVVIDTNGLSSVPGLYCVGEVSGGIHGRNRLMGNALLDVISFGRRAGYHAANKGQGMREQQYVGIEHVEKFRRELIQHKQSAKIKTPLLFPEYALYDTPHYLKSEPNSDLKSDEKT from the coding sequence ATGAGCCTATATAAAGACCAGAAAAAAAACCAACAAACCGGCTTCAGTTACGCACAAGCACTGCAAAACTATCACGACAAAACTGACTTTCCCGCTTTTAATAAGCCTCTGGATGAAGAAAGTCTACTGGCTGAATATCACCCCGATCAGCAACATCAAACAATGACCAAGCTACAAATTGGTGCAAATACGGGTGAAGCTTGCCATCAACAAATTGCTGATTTATTACAGGCAAATGCTCGTATTGAAGCCTCTGATCTGGCCGCAGCCAATATTGAAGAAACGGATATCCTGATCATTGGCGGTGGTGGCGCAGGTTGTGCTGCGGCATTAATGGCTGATAGAGCAGGTGCAAAAGTTATTTTGGCCACAAAGCTACGTTTAGGGGATAGTAATACGGTCATGGCAGAAGGAGGGATTCAGGCCTCCGTTGAAAAAGACGATACCCCGCAAGCACATTTCAATGATACCTATAAGGCAGGACACCAAGAAGCCGAAAAAGAATTATTAAAACAATTAGTCCTGGATGGGCCAGAAACAATCGATTGGCTTATTCAGCAGGGAATGCAATTTGACCTGGATAATGCGGGTGATTTACTCACCCGGCAAGCAGGGGGCACGACCGCAAATCGAGTGGTGTTTTTCCGTGACTATACAGGTCTTGAAATGATGCGCGTATTACGTGAGGCGGTGGTCAATAGCTCAGTAGAAGTGAAAGACTATAGCCCTGCCATTGAACTCTTAAGTAATGAATCAGGACAATGTGCAGGAGCGATGCTGAGTCTGCTAAAAGAAAACCGTTTAGTGCAAATAAAAGCCCGTGCCGTCATTATTGCCACGGGTGGTATTGGGCGCTTGCATATAAATCAATTTCCCACTTCAAATCATTTTGGTGCAACCGGTGATGGCTTGGTTTTAGCCTATCGCTTAGGGGCAAAGCTCAGAGACTTAGATTCTTTTCAATATCATCCTACCGGCATTGCTTACCCACAACATCTATCCGGCACACTCATTACCGAAGGCTTACGTTCGTCAGGTGCTTACATAATAAATGCCCTAGGTGAACGCTTTATCGATGAGCTAAAACCAAGAGACGTTGTCGCTGCCGCCATCATTAAAGAGTGTCGGGAAGGCCGAGGCATTCATCGTGCTTTAGATGATGATGAATCATTAAAAGGCGTCTGGCTAGATACGCCAGGTCTTGAAGCCAGAAAGCCCGGCATCTTAAAAAAGCGTTTTCCCAAATTAGTACAATTAGGCTTAAAAAGTAATATCGATATTTGTCAGACACCGATGCTGGTCTATCCTACCTTGCACTATCAAAATGGTGGCGTTGTCATCGACACCAATGGCTTATCATCAGTGCCTGGTTTATATTGTGTGGGCGAAGTCAGCGGTGGTATTCATGGTCGCAACCGTTTAATGGGTAATGCCTTATTAGACGTTATTAGTTTCGGTCGTCGAGCTGGCTATCATGCGGCAAACAAAGGACAAGGAATGCGCGAACAGCAATACGTTGGCATTGAGCATGTGGAGAAATTTCGTCGAGAATTAATACAGCACAAACAATCAGCAAAAATAAAAACGCCCCTATTATTTCCTGAATACGCCTTATATGATACACCTCACTATCTAAAAAGTGAGCCAAATAGCGATTTAAAAAGTGATGAAAAAACATGA
- a CDS encoding complex I 51 kDa subunit family protein gives MNESPLNRVLLHPKSLGLQLDEWLAGNGGEGLENALAQVDSILSKIKDADLRGMGGSGFPSYKKWQVVAAQVANPDKYLICNGNEDEPGTFKDAYLLTHAPHQVIEGALIAALANGINKIVFYINPDQSASLENVRIAVAQWQNSPYFSQVESSLGQALSIQVMASSGHYIGGEETAAIESVEGKFPFPRGKPPYPALSGVHACPTLINNIETLAHIPHILRKGAKWFQALGLGNSTGTKLFCLSGDVLNPGVYELAMGTPLSQLIFQHGNGLLENKPLKAVFIGGASSSLLTEDDIDIALDFDTVQEHGLSLGTGAMIVLAEGTGIVKRVTEYVNFFAHASCGQCPSCKTGTFYLSQLLNKIDAGHASMDDLDTLRNLCNILPGSGRCHLLDGAVKIVDSSLLNFVDEYHAIVR, from the coding sequence ATGAATGAATCACCACTCAATCGTGTTTTATTGCACCCAAAATCACTGGGCTTACAATTGGATGAGTGGTTAGCAGGCAATGGTGGCGAAGGGCTCGAAAATGCACTCGCCCAAGTGGATAGCATTCTTAGCAAAATTAAAGACGCTGATTTAAGAGGCATGGGAGGCAGTGGTTTTCCTAGTTATAAAAAATGGCAGGTGGTCGCTGCACAAGTTGCAAACCCCGACAAATATCTTATCTGCAATGGCAATGAAGACGAACCGGGCACATTTAAAGATGCTTACCTACTGACCCATGCGCCTCATCAGGTCATCGAAGGCGCATTAATAGCGGCCTTGGCAAATGGCATTAATAAAATTGTCTTTTATATCAATCCCGATCAGAGTGCATCATTAGAAAACGTGCGAATAGCCGTTGCACAATGGCAGAATAGTCCGTATTTTTCACAAGTTGAAAGTAGTCTAGGACAAGCCTTATCGATTCAAGTAATGGCCAGCTCAGGTCACTATATTGGTGGTGAGGAAACCGCTGCGATTGAATCCGTTGAAGGCAAGTTTCCTTTCCCTCGAGGTAAACCACCTTATCCTGCATTGTCGGGCGTTCATGCTTGCCCCACTTTGATCAACAATATCGAAACACTGGCGCATATACCGCATATTTTACGTAAGGGGGCAAAGTGGTTTCAAGCTTTAGGCTTGGGAAATAGCACGGGGACAAAACTATTTTGTCTCAGTGGTGATGTGTTAAACCCCGGTGTTTATGAATTAGCCATGGGCACTCCCTTATCACAACTCATCTTTCAGCATGGCAATGGCCTGTTGGAGAATAAGCCCTTAAAAGCTGTCTTTATTGGTGGCGCATCCAGTAGTCTGCTCACCGAAGATGATATTGATATTGCCCTAGATTTTGATACTGTACAGGAACATGGTTTGAGTTTGGGGACTGGTGCAATGATTGTGCTTGCAGAAGGCACGGGTATAGTGAAACGTGTAACTGAATATGTGAACTTCTTTGCACATGCATCTTGCGGACAATGCCCATCCTGCAAGACCGGAACCTTTTACCTTTCTCAGTTGTTAAATAAAATAGATGCGGGTCATGCGTCAATGGATGATCTGGATACACTACGAAATTTATGTAATATACTTCCTGGTAGTGGGCGCTGTCATTTGTTGGATGGGGCGGTTAAGATAGTTGATAGTTCTTTGTTAAATTTTGTTGATGAGTATCATGCTATTGTTCGTTAG